A region of Drosophila mauritiana strain mau12 chromosome 3L, ASM438214v1, whole genome shotgun sequence DNA encodes the following proteins:
- the LOC117140248 gene encoding ubiquitin-conjugating enzyme E2 L5: MAKKEEPLMEGPKRMNRELALMLEDKQNLQFRNLLVEPNNIYKWTGLLMPVAPPYDKGAYKLEIDFPLDYPFKPPRIHINTRMYHLNVNERGQVCVPILEIEHWIPTTRIDQVLQVLLATINDPQPENAWHIEMAGEYRNDPVRFFKMADAWVQKYSEPRPTEEELAKFARKRKKAMTKK; this comes from the coding sequence aTGGCCAAAAAGGAGGAGCCTCTTATGGAGGGACCCAAGCGGATGAACCGCGAATTGGCCCTGATGTTGGAGGATAAACAGAACTTGCAGTTCCGTAACCTCTTGGTGGAGCCGAACAACATCTACAAGTGGACCGGACTGCTGATGCCGGTGGCACCGCCTTATGACAAGGGGGCCTACAAACTGGAGATCGACTTTCCACTGGACTACCCATTCAAGCCGCCTCGCATCCATATAAACACGCGGATGTACCACCTGAATGTTAATGAGCGTGGTCAGGTGTGTGTGCCCATTCTGGAGATCGAGCACTGGATCCCAACCACGCGGATTGACCAGGTGCTGCAGGTGCTGCTGGCCACCATCAATGATCCGCAGCCGGAGAACGCCTGGCACATCGAAATGGCCGGCGAGTACCGAAATGATCCGGTGCGATTCTTCAAAATGGCCGATGCCTGGGTGCAGAAGTACAGTGAACCCCGGCCCACTGAAGAGGAGCTTGCAAAGTTTGCGCGCAAGCGAAAGAAAGCGATGACGAAGAAGTAG